A segment of the Hallerella succinigenes genome:
TTTTTATCGTTTTAACTTAGCCAAGCTTTCAAAGGGCAGCAGTTCCCCATCGTTGGTGTCGTTGCGGAGGTCGTTGTATATGTTTCTGCAGTTGGCACAAATGCAGTGGAAATTCTGACGAACATTTTTTACCGGGCGCTTGCTCGGAAAAAAGTAATAGATGTTTTGAACACCACCGTAATTTAAGAACGTCAAATCAAAAACCTTTTCGTAATCGTAACCGCAGATTTCACACGCAGCACCCTTTTTCTTCACAAGATCCAGTTGAAGAGGCACTACCATGCTGTAATGATATGTTTTAGGGACGCTTTCCGTATTTGTTTCACACAAATTAGAAGCAAAATTCTTTTTCGCAGAGACAGTAAAAGCATTATAGAGAAAATTGACCCACAACCATTCCAATTTCGTCCCGAGAGAGTCGTTCAGCACCATCCCCGAATGCCCCTCTTTCCATACATATCGAGGGAACGCCTTTTCGAGATCCCGAATACTGAGATGCACGCCCCGCTCCGTATCCACCAAGAAATCGGGCTGTATATTCACATAATAAGTCATCCGGCCCTTGCCAGACCAGTCTTCGTCATGATAAGGGTCGGACACGATCCTTCCGCTCATGACCACGCCGGTTTTCCCCTTGCCGACACGAAGCATAAAGAAGCGGTCCCCGCAGTGAACCTTTTCGTGCTCCCACACACTCCAGTTCAGCATGTAGTTTTGCGAATTTCGCGCTTCTTCCATGGCATTCTTGAAACGGTTCATGCTGTAGCTGGAAATTTCCGGATTCCATCTCAAAATGACGACGCTCATCGGGACCTCCTGTGGTTTTGGAGCCTACACAGGAAAGATACATCCATTTTAGCGTCAATTTTTGACATTTTATGATTTTCAGCGTATTTCATCCGCCTGTCCATAATCCTTTGAATTGTTTATACTATTTTTCTCCCTAGATGCTACGGGCTTTCGCTCTTGCTCTCTTGCGATGATTTTTATTTCAACGTTGATTGTATTTTCTAACATTTCGGGGCTGGCGACGCAGGGGATGCCTGCGCCATCACCTTGCTGTTGAAAGTGCTGTCGTTCTTGATTTTCGTGGGGATTGTGGCGTCTTTAATGTTCTGTGGCGGACAAAAAGATAAAAAACTTGCATTTTCAACCATTTTGTTATACATTTAGTTCGAAATGCAAGAAACAAACGAAAAGAAACTGGAAAAAATGCTGAACGCGAACAGCGGCTATATCACGCGAAAACAAGTTGACAACCACAAGATTCCTTCGTGGTTCTTGACTGACTTCGTGCGAAAGCAAGGCCTTGTCAAAGTAGACAAGGGTTTTTACGCCCAGGAGCAATGGATCCGGGACGATTACCTTGTTTTTCAATACAAGTATCCCAGATTCATCTTTTCATACGTTTCAGCACTATTCTTGCATGGGCTAACGGACCAGCTCCCAGATTATTTCGAAGTGACCGGCCCCAAGAACTACCGACCATTCTCACCGAACCCATCCGTCACCATCCACACGGATTCTCACGAAGAAACCTACAAATTGGGAATCTGCAAAATAAAGACATCTCTTGGGCATCTGGTAGAATGCTACGATATGGAACGAACGATTTGCGACATCATTAAAAGCAGTCAAAAAATCGATGCGGAAATTTACGGCAAGGCACTCAAACTTTACGCAAAGTCAAAAGACAAGAACACCCACAATCTTCTCCGCTATGCACAGGCTTTGAAAATAGAAAGCAAGGTGGCGGAACTTATGACGGTGGTATTGAATGAAGATTAACAAGAACTCCCTGCAAGCAAGAATCAACAATCTTTCCAAAGAAATGGACGTCCACGCCAACGTCCTGCTGGTATCGTTCTTTTTTGACGCTTTCATTTCAAGACTCGCAAAGTCAATACACGCAGACAAATTCGTTTTCAAAGGCGGATTCTATCTCGCCACATTGCTCGGCGTAAAGAACCGCTACACCACCGACATAGATTTTCTTTTGAGAAGGGAATCTATGGACGAGAATAGATTGAGGGAAATTTTCACTGACATCATCGCAATCGATGCCGACGATTCTATCACTTTTGAAATAAGCGACATTTCTCCTATCCGCGACGAAGATGCCTATGGTGGATTTTCCATTCTTTTGACCGGGCACCTAGAGAACGTCAGACAAAGTTTCCATGTCGATGTCGCCACGGGCGATCCTATTACGCCAAAAGATATTGAATATTCCTACCAAAGCCTCATCAGCAATGAAACCATTGCGTTCCGAGCATACAACCTAGAAACAGTTGTTGCAGAAAAACTTCAAACTATTCTGTTCCGAAGATTGCTCAATAGCCGGTGCAAAGACTATTACGACATTTATATTATCCATCAATTACAATGGCGTAAAATCAGCATTCCTGATTTGAGGAAATCTTTTGAAACAACATGCCAATACCGCAAAACACCCTTTGAAAAAGAAAAATCTCTTTTGGTTTTAGAAGAAATTTCAAAGAGCGACATTTTTCAAACTCGCTGGAAGAATTACGCAAAAAAATCTTCGTTTGCAAAAGGCATCTCGTTTGAAGCGACAATTGAAGCATGCAAAGAGATTCTTGATTGTATTTTCTAACATTTCGGGGCTGGCGACGCGGGAGACGCCTGCGCCATCACCTTGCTGTTGAAAGTGCTGTCGTTCTTGATTTTCGTGGGAATTGTGGCGTCTTTGATGCTCTGTGGCGGGTAAATATGAATAAGATTTAATACACTGCATCGTTCTTTTACTAATTTTTATATAAATTTTAGTAAAAAGGAGCGCTTTATGGGAACCACAATGCATACAATCAGCGCAAGAATAGATTCCAAGCTCAAAGCGCAAGCCGAAACCCTGTTCGACCAGCTCGGGATGAACATGAGCACGGCAATAACCGTATTCTTGAAACAGGTCGTCCGTCTCCGCAAAATCCCGTTCGAGATTGCCCTTGACACTCCCAACGACGAGACTATCGCCGCCATAGCCGAAGCAAACGATATCGCGTCAGGAAAACGCAAGGCAAAGTCTTATAAAAATGCGAAAGCAATGATCAAGGACATCCTGGACGATTAATGGAAATCAAAACCACATCAAAATTTCGGGCGATGCGCTCATATTGACGCTGACGCGAACAGGTTCGCACAGCGATTTGTTCAAGAAATAGGAAGAAGGCGCAGGAGATACCTGCGCCATTACCCTGTTGTTGAAGGTTCTTCCGTTCCTGATTTTCGTGGGGATTGCTGAGTCGCTTATGTTTTGCGGAGAGTGAAAAAAAAAGACCGTAGCGGCATCGTCGTCACCGACAACGGAACGCCAGTCGCGGGCAAGGTCACTATCCTTAACACAATTTTTAAAAAATGTCATCACCAAACTTTTCGGCTCACACAAATCTTCGCGTTCGGCAATTCTTTCCGCAGATAGTTCAGCACCTGCAATATTCGTTTCCGAACAAATCTTCGTAAAACAGCATTCTTGACGCGAGGAAAATAATCAATCACTCCGACAATTTTATCGCAATGCCGCAACTGATTGATAATTACCTTGGCGTCATTCTCTAGATTTGCTTTAAGAAGTTCACTTACCTTAATTTTTCGAACATAGTTGTTTACGTCAAACAATTCCCGTACATAACGATAATCAAGAATATCCCGGCATTTCCTGACTACAGCAAAATTGATATCGACGATTTCTTTTCCATCCCAAAATACACCTAGTAGTTTGTATGTACTTTTCATTTTATGCACTCCGCTTATACTTCTTGCTCAGTTTGTGATAATCGTCATATACGCGGTAATCAAAGCCCATCATATTGAGTTTTCCCAAAGCAATCTCATCTTCCGGGCCATAAACAACCAATTTAGACGGCATCACTCGCAAGGTACTCGAGATAAAACGAAAGTCTAGCGGGTCTTCTTCTGCACATCCGAGGAATCCAGCGGCCCACATAATTCCTTTAGGCATGTTGTTTAGGTTTTCTGCTGAACGGGCATCGCCGGTCCGGAGATTCGCCACAACCTTCACCCCGTTTACCGCCAAAACAGCCATAAACAACTGATGCAGCAACATTATTGCGTTTTGCCATTCCTCGTCCATATCACTGGTAACGGTTATATCTATTGTGACAACTCCTAAAAAACGCTTGTACTCAGGAATATCTTTAAGCACCTTCTTAAGTCTGGGATAAATGCGTTTATCCCCGCAATAAAAGCAAAGTAGTGTCTTTTTAGGATCCGTCACAAGGATGTTTTTGCGAAAATCGTATGGAAGAACGAGTTCAGGATATTCATCCAAAAACATCTCTTTGCGCAGCAAAGGGAAACCCTTGCTGTTAAATTTTACCTCTTTGCGCTCCAAATACCGGATGTATTCTTCGGAAACTTTCAGCAAATCGACCAGGTTTTTGACCATTTTTCAAAACCTCTAAGATGCGGAGTCCTCAACAAAGTACTCCAGGTTGCCTTTTGCTTGCCGAATTTGCTATCTTAAAGAGCCCTCAGCCTTGTTTGGATAGCAATATTCAACAAGCGACTTGCCGGGGGCGGCTGCTACCGCTTTCCGGCATTTTTATTTACCCTTCCATTTTTTTAACACATTCGCACATTCCTCTTTGGGCAAACAATGATTTGTTCCCAAAATATCTTCCAAACATTCAACCGCCTGGGAATAGTCTAAGATCTTCTTCCCGACCATTCTTTCAAAGACTTGTAGCAGATTGTATACCTTTGGAACATGTTGCTTTGCGATATTCAAAAAATTACGATCGCTAGACAAAATCACGCAGTCGTTTTCCTTCGCATAGAAAATGAACTCCGCCTCGGTATACGTCAGTTTATTTGACACTGAATCATAAAAAGAGAGAACTTCGTCAGTTGAAGACTCATCCAAGCCAACAATATTTAGTTTATTAAAGGCTCTTCATCAACATGTGTGGGTGGCTTCGCCACCCTTTTTTTGTTGACTTTCGCCTAAATCAAACAAAAAAATGGGCTATTTTCTAAAATTTAATCGCCAAAAAAAACAGAAGAAAAAGCCCATGTCAAAATTATACAAATCCATCTTCAATGTCAACGGCTGTTCAGTCGTCAAGCAGGAGCAAACCGACACCACGGTCACCATCACGGTAAGACTCACCAAGGGCAACGCCAGCAGGTGCGGCTGTTGTGGGCGAAAAGGGAAGCTCTACGACAACGGCCGGGAACAGAGGGTATGGCGGACGCTCGATCTCGGCACGAAGATGGGCTTCATCAGGATGGACACCTACAGGGTGAAGTGCAAGAAATGCGGCGTAAAAACGGTGAAGGTGCCGTGGGCAAGCCACAGGTCAGGCTTCACCGACGCCTTCGAGCAGCAGGTCGCATGGGCCGTATGCAGCATGTCGAAAAAGGCTGTCGCAAAGCAGCTACGCATCGCCTGGAATACCGTGGGGGAAATTGCCGACCGCGTATGGGATTGCCTGGACACAAGGCCGATCAAGGCAGGCTGCATCTTCAGGCGCATAGGCATCGACGAGACCAGCTACAAGAAAGGGCACAAGTACATAACGGTGGTAGTGGATCACGACAGGCGCTGCGTGATCTGGGTCCACGAGGGCTACGGGAAGGAGGTGCTGGACCTCTTCATGAGGGAACTCAGCGAAGAGCAGCGCAAGGGCGTGGAGCTTGTGACTTGTGACGGAGCCAAGTGGATAAGGTCAAGCATCGAGGAGTTCCTGCCCAATGCCGAACGGTGCGTGGACAGCTTCCATGTCGTACAGTGGGCGACAGAAGCCCTGGACAAGGTCCGTGTGGAAACCTGGAAGGAGGCCCGCAAGGAAAACCGCAATCAGAAACGGGGCCGAGGCAGGCCCACGAAGGATAGCGTCCCGAAGGACCGCACCGCGGAGGGGATAAAGAACTCCAGGTACGCTCTGGGCAAGGCTCCAGAGAACCTTAACGAAAGCCAGCAGAGAAAAATAGAACTCATAGCAAGCCGCTATCCGCGTCTCTACAGGGCATACCAGCTCAAGGAGGAACTGCGCATCATCCTGAAGATGGGCTATGACGATGCCAGGGAAAATCTGGACAGGTGGCTGTGGCGTGCAAGCCACTCACG
Coding sequences within it:
- a CDS encoding type IV toxin-antitoxin system AbiEi family antitoxin domain-containing protein, whose protein sequence is MQETNEKKLEKMLNANSGYITRKQVDNHKIPSWFLTDFVRKQGLVKVDKGFYAQEQWIRDDYLVFQYKYPRFIFSYVSALFLHGLTDQLPDYFEVTGPKNYRPFSPNPSVTIHTDSHEETYKLGICKIKTSLGHLVECYDMERTICDIIKSSQKIDAEIYGKALKLYAKSKDKNTHNLLRYAQALKIESKVAELMTVVLNED
- a CDS encoding nucleotidyl transferase AbiEii/AbiGii toxin family protein, coding for MKINKNSLQARINNLSKEMDVHANVLLVSFFFDAFISRLAKSIHADKFVFKGGFYLATLLGVKNRYTTDIDFLLRRESMDENRLREIFTDIIAIDADDSITFEISDISPIRDEDAYGGFSILLTGHLENVRQSFHVDVATGDPITPKDIEYSYQSLISNETIAFRAYNLETVVAEKLQTILFRRLLNSRCKDYYDIYIIHQLQWRKISIPDLRKSFETTCQYRKTPFEKEKSLLVLEEISKSDIFQTRWKNYAKKSSFAKGISFEATIEACKEILDCIF
- a CDS encoding type II toxin-antitoxin system RelB/DinJ family antitoxin is translated as MGTTMHTISARIDSKLKAQAETLFDQLGMNMSTAITVFLKQVVRLRKIPFEIALDTPNDETIAAIAEANDIASGKRKAKSYKNAKAMIKDILDD
- a CDS encoding DUF4417 domain-containing protein is translated as MVKNLVDLLKVSEEYIRYLERKEVKFNSKGFPLLRKEMFLDEYPELVLPYDFRKNILVTDPKKTLLCFYCGDKRIYPRLKKVLKDIPEYKRFLGVVTIDITVTSDMDEEWQNAIMLLHQLFMAVLAVNGVKVVANLRTGDARSAENLNNMPKGIMWAAGFLGCAEEDPLDFRFISSTLRVMPSKLVVYGPEDEIALGKLNMMGFDYRVYDDYHKLSKKYKRSA
- a CDS encoding ISL3 family transposase, encoding MSKLYKSIFNVNGCSVVKQEQTDTTVTITVRLTKGNASRCGCCGRKGKLYDNGREQRVWRTLDLGTKMGFIRMDTYRVKCKKCGVKTVKVPWASHRSGFTDAFEQQVAWAVCSMSKKAVAKQLRIAWNTVGEIADRVWDCLDTRPIKAGCIFRRIGIDETSYKKGHKYITVVVDHDRRCVIWVHEGYGKEVLDLFMRELSEEQRKGVELVTCDGAKWIRSSIEEFLPNAERCVDSFHVVQWATEALDKVRVETWKEARKENRNQKRGRGRPTKDSVPKDRTAEGIKNSRYALGKAPENLNESQQRKIELIASRYPRLYRAYQLKEELRIILKMGYDDARENLDRWLWRASHSRIGSVKDLYAKIKRNYDGILNTIRLGVSNARIEATNNKIKLLIRTAYGFRNMNNMLSLIMLSCSYVDVKIAYEWESESRESSSKAA